A portion of the uncultured Bacteroides sp. genome contains these proteins:
- a CDS encoding two-component regulator propeller domain-containing protein, with the protein MQKRTTYLLLLFCLLAGRLCGQKMSYQIFDNISLSPEASVISCFLQDSEGLVWVGSNKGLFSYDGYSAQQHFTFGSKSNTRIYCGVIVNDTYLYLGADNGVLIYNYKTDQYEEAEVHFPSDVRTIALQANTLWIGTLNGLYTYDLVKKRLKNFSQKKHSGLPHPTIYSIIATTDKTIYVGTYNGFCRYVPKTDNFERIALPIDKTKNNQFINSLLEDTVRHCVWVGTEGSLFKYIPSRHRAEKIELFRDNSIKSLALDGSQHLLVGTDNGLYVYHEINEMQHVVHDSRNIQSLSNNIIWNVFSDHDKNIWLGTDYGISMSRYNSAFQFIPIAQITGMGDGNHFYSIFKDSRNYYWFGGTNGLIRSERSSGYPNNSIWYKMGDRKHPLSHNRIREIYEDKDHYLWIATDGSVNRYDYKSQQFIHYNIIDSTRTYNSNWVYHLFEDDKGKLWVATCLGGIFVVDKEKLMHSTASYYIAEENYSTRNGLSGMFINQMIPDHEGNVWVLLYNNGIDKINTKTKKITKIQLGGLSGEKSPSYILCDDAGIIWVGFRGGMMRIDPKDSSSRVIKFDAFSTSEVFSMMEVNNSIWISTADGFWVVDKKTMNAQRFNVMDKIFTSMYFDKKNDRIYLGSVDGYAICSPEIIKLNTRNRTVTLTGFYINNQLFSPGSSDNSQSIRYVKQLDLNYRQNHLTFEFSDFPYSQEEKNKFVYKLEGIEEEWSLLKPNTNRISYSNLPYGKYKLVVTRLNVDGKPSENAYTLDVNIQPPWYYTFWAKSIYFILFISLILWTINFFRVKSKLKIARIEKEKILEQSKLKIDFFTNVSHDFKTPLSMIIAPVSRLLLDIKNQEVKKQLQLVQRNAMKLNSLIHQVLDFNRVDAAIGSLLILSRIEFVAFSKSLFSIYEEEKQEDKQLEFLFQTNVEKLYMDVDLLKLESILNNILSNAVKYTKKGRIELALNYLEEERLLRINLSDTGIGIPEKDIPYVFQRFFQSSKTAKEKDGTGIGLYLVKAYVELHGGTLSLKSQENQGTTISITLPLSVVADNTPEAESNVQVEDNSLPLVLIVDDNQEITSFIQDILRTKYRCLIATNGKEGVELCFHYMPNLIISDIMMPVMNGLEMCQQIKKNMPTSTIPIILLTAKDDKETQLESFNMNIDVFLPKPFEADILLSRIEQLLRTRKKIEVKARIEVIATPKAIEATSIDEKFLFNITKIIEDHISESELNVNALSELSGINNKQIYRKIKQLTALTPVEYIKSIRMKKAAMLLAQKKFSVAEVMYMVGFSNHSYFSKCFQAEFDKTPRQFMEEQ; encoded by the coding sequence ATGCAAAAAAGAACAACCTATCTTCTCTTACTCTTTTGTCTTTTGGCAGGTCGTCTCTGCGGGCAAAAGATGAGCTACCAGATATTCGATAATATAAGCTTAAGCCCCGAAGCATCTGTGATCAGTTGTTTTCTTCAAGATTCTGAAGGTTTAGTCTGGGTGGGATCTAACAAAGGCCTGTTTAGTTACGACGGATATTCCGCACAACAACACTTTACATTTGGCTCAAAGAGCAACACTCGTATCTATTGTGGGGTTATTGTCAATGACACCTATCTGTATTTGGGAGCCGACAATGGAGTTCTAATCTATAACTACAAAACTGATCAATACGAGGAAGCTGAGGTCCATTTTCCATCGGATGTAAGGACAATTGCATTGCAAGCAAATACTTTATGGATTGGAACATTGAACGGATTGTACACTTACGATCTCGTAAAGAAACGATTGAAGAACTTTAGCCAGAAGAAACATTCGGGACTTCCTCATCCTACTATTTATTCCATCATAGCCACTACTGATAAAACGATCTATGTCGGCACCTACAATGGCTTTTGTCGCTATGTGCCTAAGACCGACAATTTTGAAAGAATAGCTCTTCCTATCGATAAAACAAAAAACAATCAATTCATCAACTCTTTACTCGAAGACACTGTTCGTCATTGCGTGTGGGTCGGCACAGAAGGAAGTCTTTTCAAATACATTCCCTCTCGGCATCGTGCAGAGAAGATTGAACTGTTTCGGGACAATTCCATCAAATCATTGGCACTGGATGGAAGTCAACATCTATTGGTTGGTACAGATAACGGATTGTATGTGTATCATGAAATCAACGAGATGCAACACGTTGTGCATGATTCCCGCAACATTCAGTCTTTATCAAACAACATTATCTGGAATGTTTTTTCTGATCACGACAAGAATATCTGGTTGGGAACCGATTATGGCATTTCTATGTCTCGTTACAACAGTGCTTTTCAGTTTATTCCCATTGCTCAGATAACCGGTATGGGAGATGGTAACCATTTTTATTCCATTTTCAAGGATTCGCGAAATTATTACTGGTTTGGTGGAACCAATGGTTTAATACGTTCGGAACGCTCATCAGGCTATCCAAATAATTCGATATGGTATAAGATGGGCGATAGGAAGCATCCTTTGTCGCACAATAGAATAAGAGAAATCTACGAAGATAAAGATCATTATTTGTGGATAGCAACGGATGGAAGTGTCAATCGATACGATTACAAGTCGCAGCAATTTATACATTATAATATAATAGATAGCACGCGTACCTATAATAGTAACTGGGTATATCACCTCTTCGAAGATGATAAAGGCAAGCTCTGGGTTGCCACTTGTCTGGGTGGTATCTTTGTAGTCGACAAAGAAAAATTGATGCATTCCACTGCGAGCTATTACATAGCCGAAGAAAACTATTCAACTCGTAACGGGCTTTCAGGCATGTTTATCAATCAAATGATTCCCGACCATGAAGGCAATGTGTGGGTACTGCTCTATAATAATGGTATTGATAAGATTAACACGAAGACTAAAAAGATTACCAAGATACAACTTGGAGGATTGAGCGGCGAAAAGAGCCCGAGCTATATTCTTTGTGATGATGCAGGAATTATCTGGGTAGGCTTCAGAGGTGGGATGATGCGCATAGACCCCAAAGATAGCAGTTCACGAGTGATTAAGTTCGATGCCTTTAGCACCAGTGAAGTATTCTCCATGATGGAGGTAAATAACTCTATTTGGATTTCCACAGCGGATGGTTTCTGGGTCGTTGATAAGAAGACAATGAATGCACAGCGGTTCAATGTAATGGATAAAATCTTCACCAGCATGTACTTCGATAAGAAGAATGATCGTATCTATCTGGGTTCTGTTGATGGTTATGCCATTTGTTCTCCTGAGATCATCAAACTTAACACTCGCAATCGCACTGTTACCCTTACAGGTTTTTACATAAATAATCAGTTGTTTTCTCCCGGCTCATCAGACAATAGTCAGAGCATTCGTTATGTGAAGCAGCTTGATTTGAATTACCGACAGAACCATCTGACTTTTGAGTTCTCCGATTTCCCCTATTCTCAAGAGGAAAAGAATAAGTTTGTATATAAGCTTGAGGGGATTGAGGAGGAGTGGAGCCTGCTTAAGCCGAACACGAATCGCATATCATATAGTAATCTTCCTTATGGAAAGTACAAACTCGTTGTTACTCGATTGAACGTTGATGGTAAACCTTCAGAAAACGCTTATACGTTGGATGTGAATATCCAACCGCCTTGGTACTACACATTTTGGGCAAAGAGTATCTATTTTATTCTGTTCATCAGCCTTATTCTCTGGACTATAAACTTCTTCAGGGTAAAGAGTAAATTGAAGATTGCCCGCATTGAGAAAGAAAAGATCCTGGAACAATCGAAGTTGAAAATAGACTTCTTCACCAACGTATCTCATGACTTTAAGACACCGCTCAGCATGATCATTGCGCCGGTTAGTCGCTTGCTATTGGACATAAAGAATCAAGAGGTGAAGAAACAATTGCAATTGGTGCAGAGAAATGCGATGAAGCTGAACTCTCTGATTCATCAGGTACTCGACTTTAATAGAGTAGATGCCGCTATCGGTTCACTGCTTATTCTTTCGAGGATAGAGTTTGTGGCTTTTTCTAAAAGTCTGTTCTCTATTTATGAAGAGGAAAAGCAGGAGGATAAACAACTGGAGTTTCTTTTTCAAACCAATGTGGAGAAACTCTATATGGATGTGGATTTATTGAAGCTCGAATCTATTTTGAATAACATCCTGTCGAATGCGGTGAAATATACCAAGAAGGGTAGGATAGAGCTGGCACTGAATTATCTGGAAGAAGAAAGATTGCTCCGGATAAACTTGTCCGATACCGGCATCGGCATTCCTGAGAAAGATATTCCGTATGTTTTCCAACGTTTCTTCCAGTCTTCAAAAACGGCCAAAGAAAAAGACGGCACCGGCATCGGATTATATTTGGTAAAGGCATACGTGGAACTTCATGGTGGAACGCTTTCACTTAAATCGCAAGAAAACCAAGGCACAACAATCAGCATTACTCTGCCATTGTCTGTTGTTGCAGACAATACTCCTGAAGCAGAAAGTAATGTTCAGGTGGAAGATAATAGTCTGCCCTTGGTTTTGATTGTTGATGACAATCAAGAAATTACAAGCTTTATACAAGATATACTGCGTACTAAGTATCGCTGTTTGATTGCTACCAACGGAAAAGAAGGAGTAGAGCTCTGCTTTCACTATATGCCCAACTTAATCATCAGCGACATTATGATGCCTGTGATGAATGGATTGGAGATGTGTCAGCAGATAAAGAAAAACATGCCAACCTCTACCATTCCTATTATTCTGCTTACAGCCAAAGATGATAAGGAGACACAGCTTGAAAGTTTTAATATGAACATTGACGTGTTCTTACCTAAACCATTTGAAGCCGACATTCTATTGTCGAGAATAGAACAGTTGCTGCGAACTCGTAAGAAGATAGAGGTCAAAGCACGTATAGAGGTCATTGCCACTCCTAAAGCGATAGAAGCCACCTCTATTGATGAGAAGTTCTTATTTAATATTACAAAGATTATTGAAGATCACATTTCTGAGTCCGAGTTAAACGTAAATGCGCTGAGCGAGCTGTCGGGCATTAATAACAAACAGATCTACCGAAAAATAAAACAGTTGACGGCCCTCACTCCTGTAGAATACATTAAATCGATTCGCATGAAAAAGGCAGCGATGCTTCTTGCTCAAAAGAAATTCTCTGTGGCAGAAGTGATGTATATGGTCGGCTTCTCTAATCATTCTTATTTCTCAAAATGCTTCCAGGCTGAATTTGATAAAACACCCCGCCAATTTATGGAGGAACAATAA
- a CDS encoding ABC transporter substrate-binding protein, translated as MKKFLSVLSIICICLLTGCYNTGEPRENVLKIYNWADYIDEDVLKEFQAYYKQQTGEDIRIVYQTFDINEVMLTKIEKGHEDFDVVCPSEYIIERMLKKDLLLPIDTVLNGSPSYIHNLSPYIRAQINKLSQPGKQANHYAVCYMWGTAGILYNKAFVPDADAETWGTLWNRKYAGKILMKESYRDAYGTAAIYAHANELREGKLTVEDLMNDYSPEAMAVVEKYLKAMKPLIAGWESDFGKEMMTKNKAWLNLTWSGDAMWAIEEAASVGVKLDYVVPLEGSNIWYDGWVIPKYAGNAKAASYFINYMCRPDVALRNMDATGFVSSIATPEILEAKIDTTLNYHSDLSYFFGPGAESVQVNRIQYPDRKVVDRCAMIRDFGDKTEAVLEIWSRIKGDNLGVGITILIFVVVALMSGWMIYKRWLRYKRNKMQRRRSRRRK; from the coding sequence ATGAAGAAGTTCTTATCTGTTTTATCTATTATCTGTATATGCTTGCTTACCGGTTGCTATAATACGGGTGAGCCTCGCGAGAATGTGCTTAAAATTTATAATTGGGCAGATTACATTGACGAAGACGTATTGAAGGAGTTTCAGGCATATTATAAACAGCAGACAGGTGAAGATATTCGTATTGTTTACCAGACATTTGACATCAATGAAGTGATGCTCACCAAAATAGAGAAAGGACACGAAGACTTTGATGTGGTTTGCCCGTCGGAATACATCATTGAGCGTATGTTGAAGAAAGATTTGCTTCTGCCGATTGATACTGTCTTGAATGGTTCGCCAAGTTACATTCATAACCTTTCGCCTTATATTCGTGCTCAGATAAACAAATTGAGTCAGCCGGGCAAACAAGCCAATCACTATGCAGTGTGCTATATGTGGGGTACTGCGGGCATTCTGTACAACAAAGCTTTTGTTCCTGATGCCGACGCAGAAACCTGGGGAACTCTCTGGAATCGCAAATATGCCGGTAAGATTCTGATGAAAGAAAGCTATCGTGATGCGTATGGTACGGCAGCGATCTATGCTCATGCCAACGAACTGCGTGAAGGTAAACTTACGGTCGAAGATTTAATGAATGACTATTCCCCCGAAGCAATGGCCGTAGTCGAGAAATATCTAAAAGCGATGAAGCCGTTGATAGCCGGATGGGAATCGGACTTCGGAAAAGAGATGATGACGAAGAACAAAGCATGGCTCAATCTGACGTGGAGTGGCGATGCCATGTGGGCTATCGAAGAAGCTGCTTCAGTTGGGGTAAAACTTGATTATGTGGTTCCGCTGGAAGGTAGTAACATCTGGTACGATGGATGGGTAATACCTAAATATGCAGGTAATGCTAAGGCAGCCAGCTACTTCATCAACTATATGTGCCGCCCCGACGTGGCACTTCGCAATATGGATGCCACCGGCTTTGTCAGTTCAATAGCTACTCCTGAAATATTAGAAGCAAAGATAGACACCACCCTCAATTATCATTCTGATTTAAGCTATTTCTTTGGTCCCGGAGCAGAGAGTGTACAGGTCAATCGAATTCAATATCCCGACCGTAAAGTAGTAGATCGCTGCGCCATGATTCGTGATTTTGGAGATAAGACGGAGGCTGTGCTTGAAATATGGTCAAGAATTAAAGGAGATAATCTGGGCGTAGGTATCACTATTCTTATTTTTGTTGTTGTGGCACTTATGAGCGGATGGATGATCTACAAACGTTGGTTACGTTATAAGCGGAATAAAATGCAACGAAGAAGAAGTCGCAGACGAAAATAG
- a CDS encoding ABC transporter permease, with product MVKKIFAQTYLWLLLLLLYAPIIIIVIYSFTEAKVLGNWTGFSTKLYSSLLATSTHHSLMNALMNTLTIAFIAATASTLLGSITAIGIYNLKARSKKAIGFVNSIPILNGDIITGISLFLLFVSLGISQGYVTVVLAHITFCTPYVVLSVLPRLKQMNPNIYEAALDLGATPMQALRKVIVPEIRPGMISGFMLAITLSIDDFAVTVFTIGNQGLETLSTYIYADARKGGLTPELRPLSTIIFVVVLALLIIINHRAGKAKQQE from the coding sequence ATGGTAAAGAAGATTTTTGCGCAGACATATTTGTGGCTTTTGTTACTATTGCTCTATGCCCCAATCATTATTATCGTAATCTATTCGTTCACCGAAGCAAAAGTATTGGGAAACTGGACGGGCTTCTCTACTAAGCTCTATTCTTCACTTCTTGCCACCAGTACCCATCATTCACTGATGAATGCCTTAATGAATACCCTCACTATTGCTTTCATTGCTGCTACAGCCTCCACCTTGCTAGGCAGCATTACCGCTATCGGTATCTATAATCTGAAAGCCCGATCTAAAAAGGCTATTGGATTTGTGAACAGCATTCCTATCTTGAATGGCGACATTATTACAGGTATTTCGTTATTCCTGCTTTTTGTCTCACTGGGCATATCGCAAGGCTATGTCACAGTAGTGCTTGCACATATTACTTTTTGTACGCCCTATGTTGTGTTAAGCGTTTTGCCCCGTCTCAAGCAGATGAATCCGAATATTTATGAAGCAGCTCTCGATCTTGGTGCCACACCTATGCAGGCGCTTCGAAAAGTCATAGTTCCCGAGATAAGGCCGGGAATGATTAGTGGTTTTATGCTGGCCATCACCCTTTCCATTGATGATTTTGCCGTTACTGTTTTTACAATAGGTAATCAGGGACTCGAAACACTCTCTACCTATATCTATGCCGATGCACGCAAAGGAGGATTAACTCCTGAGCTTCGTCCCCTTTCTACTATTATTTTTGTGGTGGTGTTGGCATTACTTATTATCATTAACCATAGAGCGGGAAAGGCGAAGCAGCAAGAGTAA
- a CDS encoding ABC transporter permease yields MSRKLPIFFASRKSWTLPYVIFSAIFVVIPLLLIVVYAFTDDKGHLTMSNFSKFFMHPEAINTFVYSIGIAIITTSICLLLGYPAAWILSNSKFNKSRTLVVLFILPMWVNILVRTLATVALFDFFSIPLGEGALIFGMVYNFLPFMIYPIYNTLQKMDRSYIEAAQDLGANPVQVFFKAILPLSMPGVMSGVMMVFMPTISTFAIAELLTMNNIKLFGTTIQENINNSMWNYGAALSLIMLLLIAATSLFGTDDKDNANEGGGLW; encoded by the coding sequence GTGAGTAGAAAATTACCGATTTTTTTTGCATCACGTAAGAGTTGGACGCTCCCTTACGTTATCTTTTCGGCCATCTTTGTTGTCATTCCATTGTTACTTATCGTGGTCTATGCATTTACTGATGATAAGGGACACCTGACAATGTCGAACTTTTCGAAGTTCTTTATGCACCCTGAGGCAATTAATACCTTTGTTTATTCCATCGGTATTGCTATTATCACAACATCCATTTGTCTTCTTCTTGGTTATCCGGCAGCATGGATATTGAGCAATAGTAAGTTCAATAAATCACGTACTCTGGTAGTACTCTTCATTCTACCTATGTGGGTTAATATTTTGGTGCGCACGTTGGCTACCGTTGCATTATTCGATTTCTTTAGTATTCCCCTTGGTGAAGGTGCACTCATCTTCGGAATGGTCTATAACTTTCTTCCATTCATGATCTATCCCATCTATAACACTTTGCAAAAGATGGATCGTAGCTATATTGAAGCAGCTCAAGACTTGGGAGCAAATCCTGTGCAAGTATTCTTTAAGGCCATATTGCCGCTTTCCATGCCGGGAGTGATGAGTGGTGTGATGATGGTCTTTATGCCTACCATTTCTACCTTTGCAATAGCAGAACTACTTACCATGAATAACATCAAACTTTTTGGAACCACTATTCAAGAGAATATCAATAATAGTATGTGGAACTATGGGGCAGCTCTGTCTCTCATCATGTTGTTGCTCATTGCAGCTACTTCGCTTTTTGGCACCGACGATAAAGACAATGCTAACGAAGGAGGCGGATTATGGTAA
- a CDS encoding ABC transporter ATP-binding protein, which yields MNMQEDNYIIEVSSVSKFFGDKTALDNVSLRVKKGEFVTILGPSGCGKTTLLRLVAGFQSVSKGEIKISGKEITQTPPHKRPVNTVFQKYALFPHLNVYDNIAFGLKLKKMLKQEIEKKVKGALKMVGMTDYEFRDVDSLSGGQQQRVAIARAIVNEPEVLLLDEPLAALDLKMRKDMQMELKEMHKRLGITFVYVTHDQEEALTLSDTIVVMSEGKIQQIGTPIDIYNEPTNSFVADFIGESNILNGVMLKDKLVRICDTEFECVDEGFGENVLVDVVIRPEDLYIFAVSDAAQLVGVVQSTIFKGVHNEMTVLCGDYEFLVQDYHHFDVGETVGLLVKPFDIHIMKKERVCNTFDGKMVDNTHVEFLGCTFECASVSAIEAVQAVKVEVDFDKVILQDNEEDGMLTGEVKFILYKGNHYHLTVFSDWDENVYVDTNDVWDDGDRVGITILPTSIRIIN from the coding sequence ATGAATATGCAAGAAGACAATTACATTATTGAGGTAAGTAGCGTGTCGAAATTCTTTGGTGATAAAACCGCTCTGGATAATGTAAGCCTGCGAGTGAAGAAAGGTGAGTTTGTGACTATCCTTGGCCCTTCGGGTTGTGGAAAGACCACATTGTTGCGCCTTGTTGCAGGTTTTCAATCTGTGTCTAAGGGAGAAATCAAAATATCGGGTAAAGAAATTACTCAGACACCCCCTCATAAGCGTCCTGTTAATACGGTTTTCCAGAAATACGCTTTGTTTCCGCATTTGAATGTGTATGATAACATCGCATTCGGTTTAAAGCTCAAGAAAATGCTGAAGCAAGAGATAGAAAAGAAAGTGAAAGGAGCGTTGAAGATGGTAGGCATGACGGACTACGAATTCAGAGATGTGGATTCTCTGTCGGGTGGGCAACAGCAACGCGTGGCTATTGCCCGTGCCATAGTGAACGAGCCCGAAGTACTCTTGCTTGATGAACCATTGGCAGCTTTGGATCTCAAGATGCGTAAAGATATGCAGATGGAATTGAAAGAAATGCATAAACGTTTGGGTATTACATTTGTTTATGTAACGCATGATCAGGAAGAAGCTCTTACGTTGAGCGATACTATTGTGGTGATGAGTGAGGGCAAGATTCAGCAGATAGGTACACCTATTGATATCTATAATGAACCGACGAATTCTTTTGTAGCCGACTTCATAGGCGAGAGTAATATTTTGAATGGTGTGATGCTAAAAGATAAATTGGTGCGCATCTGTGATACGGAATTTGAATGTGTAGATGAAGGCTTTGGTGAAAATGTTTTGGTAGATGTTGTAATTCGTCCCGAAGATCTTTATATTTTTGCTGTGTCGGATGCAGCTCAGTTGGTAGGAGTGGTGCAGTCGACTATATTTAAAGGAGTGCATAACGAAATGACTGTTTTGTGTGGAGACTATGAATTTCTTGTTCAGGACTATCACCATTTTGACGTTGGCGAAACAGTGGGATTGCTAGTGAAGCCTTTTGATATTCACATCATGAAGAAAGAACGGGTGTGCAATACATTTGATGGGAAGATGGTGGACAATACGCATGTAGAGTTTTTGGGTTGTACTTTTGAATGCGCATCTGTTAGTGCCATTGAAGCCGTACAAGCAGTAAAAGTTGAAGTTGATTTCGACAAAGTGATTCTTCAAGATAACGAAGAAGACGGTATGCTGACAGGAGAAGTGAAGTTTATCCTTTATAAAGGCAATCATTATCATCTGACGGTTTTCTCTGACTGGGACGAAAATGTGTATGTCGATACCAATGATGTATGGGATGATGGTGATCGGGTAGGAATCACCATTCTGCCAACCAGCATTCGAATTATTAATTGA
- a CDS encoding TlpA disulfide reductase family protein, producing MKKIIYLFAATALGLASCTGNKGYTVKGTVEGAADGDTVFLQERADRQLNKLDTAIIKDGTFAFEGVQDSTVNRYLTYAKGEKQLIMDFFLENGKIEVKLGKEDDSATGTPSNNAYQEFRAQLNAINKKQSAIYESMGDTTLTDKQKEAKIKEMNGLESEMMTTIKTGIEKNISNTVGVFLLGQYNYYMEYPEIEPLLAKVPAKFQKSENLLQLKELVSVAKKSAVGQKFVDFSMLTPDGKLIKLSDYAGKGKVVLVDFWASWCGPCRQEMPNLVKAYAKYKSKEFEIVGVSLDKDGQSWKDGITQLKITWPQMSDLKFWDSEGSKLYAIRSIPHTVLIDKDGTIVARGLHGEELQAKLAELIK from the coding sequence ATGAAAAAAATCATTTATTTATTTGCTGCAACCGCTTTAGGATTAGCATCGTGCACCGGGAACAAAGGCTACACAGTTAAAGGAACCGTAGAAGGTGCCGCTGATGGCGATACGGTATTTCTTCAGGAACGTGCCGACAGGCAACTTAATAAGCTAGATACAGCCATCATTAAAGATGGTACATTTGCTTTTGAAGGCGTACAAGACTCTACTGTAAATAGGTATCTAACGTATGCGAAGGGTGAAAAACAGCTCATTATGGATTTCTTCCTTGAAAACGGAAAGATTGAAGTAAAACTGGGCAAAGAGGATGATTCGGCAACAGGTACTCCCTCTAACAATGCTTATCAGGAGTTTAGAGCTCAGTTGAACGCTATCAACAAAAAACAAAGTGCTATCTATGAATCAATGGGCGACACAACCCTGACAGATAAACAGAAAGAGGCCAAAATAAAAGAGATGAATGGCTTGGAAAGTGAGATGATGACTACCATTAAAACCGGCATTGAAAAGAACATCAGCAATACGGTGGGCGTATTCTTACTTGGACAATACAATTATTACATGGAATATCCGGAGATTGAACCTCTACTGGCAAAAGTTCCGGCTAAGTTCCAAAAGAGCGAAAACCTCTTGCAACTGAAAGAACTTGTAAGCGTTGCAAAGAAATCGGCTGTCGGTCAGAAGTTTGTTGATTTCAGTATGCTGACTCCTGATGGAAAGCTGATAAAACTATCCGATTATGCAGGCAAAGGAAAAGTAGTCTTAGTTGACTTTTGGGCTAGCTGGTGCGGACCTTGTCGTCAAGAAATGCCGAACTTGGTGAAGGCTTATGCAAAATACAAAAGCAAAGAATTCGAAATAGTAGGTGTATCACTCGATAAAGACGGACAGTCATGGAAAGATGGCATTACACAACTGAAGATCACTTGGCCTCAAATGTCGGATTTGAAATTCTGGGATAGCGAAGGATCAAAATTGTATGCCATCCGAAGCATTCCCCACACAGTGTTGATTGATAAAGACGGAACCATTGTAGCTCGTGGTCTGCATGGAGAAGAACTTCAAGCAAAACTAGCTGAATTAATAAAATAA